AAATTcctttaataattatttattgagcatctactgtGTTCCAGGGCttgggcagagagagtaagtcATGTCATTCTGCCCTTGGCACAAAACCAAAGACAGGCTTCTTTCCCAAAGGAaggactgtggtggtattttgtttgtgctctaacaaataaaacttgcctggagatcagagtgtggaatTAGCTACTACagaagtggtggtacacacctttaatcccagcacttgggaagagggaacaggaagtgatgtggctgggcagagagaggaagtgatgggGGGGGGTGGAGACTGGAGCAAAGCCCCCTTTCAGTGGGAGGATTCGGTAGAgataagaagtggctgtggctggctcctttctttgtctctctaatctttcagcatttacccccatatctgactccaagtttttattattaaggccagttaggatttgtgctacaaagGACACTAAAAATGAAAGAGACTAAATGGTCTTTGAGATTCCAGAACCCACACTTTGCTGATCCCCTCAAAATCTTCTAGGGATGGTCTGAGGCAGTTCCTGGCCACAAAAGGGTGGAGCTTGCTTCCATATTGTCCCCAAGTCCTAGGTTCCTAGTCCCCAGGTCTTTGATGCTCTTTCTAGTCAAAGGCCAAAAAGACCCCTGGCCATCTTGAGCTGAGATGTACTTTCCTAAGCTAGACAGGTTCATCAACAAAACGAAAGGGCCCCGAGTTCTCATGGAGCAGCCTCGGTACTTAAGCACACATACTAAGATCAAAACTCTTGTcctgggctggagatatggctcagtggttaagagcactgactgctattcagaggacctgagttctattcccagcacccacatggtagctcacagctgtctatgaCTCCAGTTTCATACCAAAaaaccaccaatgcacataaaatagaaattaattaattaaaaacacggggttggggatttagctcagtggtagagcgctagcttagcaagtgaaaggccctgggttcggtcatcagctcaaaaaaaaaaaaaaaaaaaaaagagaagaaaaacaaaacaaaacaaacaccctcTCGTCCCAGGTTGGCACTGGGCAGGGATTAACCACAGACTTGAATCCCAGAAGTCGGGGCCAGGGAAAGGAAAAGTACATAAGCCCTTCTGCTCTAATTCAGGCCCCTGGTTCCAAACACAACTAAGTACATGACCCTTGGCCCTTGCCCTAAAAAAACTCACTGCCTGCATCCTCCACCTCCAAGGAGACAGCATGGCAAAGCTGCCTCCCTCCCTGACGCTCCTTGGGACCCTTAGATCTTGTTTTGGGTTtgggaggtgttttgttttgcaggCACGGTCTTGCCATGCAGCCCCGGCTTGCCCTGAACtctggctgttctcaaactcatagaggtcctcctgcctcttcctcgagtgctgggattcaagtaCCACCATGCCAAGATGACCATAAGGTCCACCTATCTGTCAGTTCCATCcgtcttcccttctctccctttctcctctttcctgtctcctccccctccccgcccACCATCCCCGCAGCTGCGCAGCAGACGCCCAAAGCCACGAACTCGAGAAATCGCGCGGGAAGTCCAGGGGGCGCTCAGTAGCCACGCCCAATTCTGTCCTGGTCCTGCCCCTTCCGCTCCCTGGGGCGGGGCTAGAGCGATTTCCGCCCTGAGCCCGGAGGCGGTGTGGAGAGCGCGTTGATGGGTGTGCCTCTGGTTCCAACTCGCTCAAGCTTTTTGTCACCCGGCTTAAATTCGGTTTTCAAACCGGCTCAGACAGGATCCTAAGATCTCTACTCATCCCCATATCCCATCTCCAGCTGCCAATCACTGCACACTCGGAACCCAGGACCGGACCGAGTTTGCCTGCCGCTGGGTCGCCCCCGGGACAGGTCAGGGTGCAGGCGAGGGTTTCGCGCGGCCTTGTGGCCTCTTCCTTCCCACCCGTCCTCCCGGCTCCTTCGTCGCTCCAGCCATGGCACAGAAACCCAAGATAGACCCCCACGTCGGGCGGCTAGGGTACCTGCAGGCGCTGGTCACTGAGTTCCAGGAGACCGAGAGCCAAGGTGAGAGGTGTAGGGTGGGCACGAGGGACCGGGAAGGGCCCCGACGGCAGCAGCCGCAACGGCCCGACCCCAGTACCGCTTCCCATTGCAGACGCCAAGGAGCAAGTCCTCGCCAACCTTGCCAACTTCGCCTATGACCCGGGCAACTACCAGTATCTGCGGCAGCTGCAAGTCCTAGACTTATTCCTCGACTCGCTGTCAGAAGAGAATGAAACTCTAGTGAAGTTTGCTATTGGTAAGGGTTAGGCCGGCCCCCAGATACGGACTAGAGCGACATCAGAGATTTAGAAGTGAGTCCATAAGCCAGGCGTGATGGCACtcgcctgtaaacccagcattcggagaggctgaggcaggaggattgccgtgacttggaggccagcctggaatacagagtaAGACACTGTCACCAAACAAACTAgtctttagaaaagaaataagcaaGGAAATGAGTTGAAACTGCTTTGAAAGAAGTTTGGAGCTTGCTCTTATATATCAAGAGACACAATGGTGACTTGAAATTTATAGCTTAGGAATCCTGGGGTTAGATGACCGTTTGAATTATTcatgatagaatttttttttaattgtgtgtgtgtgtgtgtgtgtgtgtgtgtgtgtctgtgtgtgtgtctgtgtgtgtctgtgtttgaatgagtgtgggtatgtgcaccaCAATGTATggatgaaagtcagaggacagttttttCAGAAGGCAGTTCTCACTgagtatggtggcatatgccttttttctcagaagacagaggtgagtggatctctatgagttcaaagccagcctagtctacatattgagttctaggtcacctagggctacatggtaagatggctgtctcaaataaataggTAAGATAGTCGTGGTTATCAGTCCTCTGCTTCCAGTTTGCTGAGGCAGGAGTCTTCTGTGTAGCAGAGCAGCAGCGTCCTCCAGCCGATCGATCCTCTTTTCTCAACCTCCCAGTCTCTCCtaatgggattacaggtgctcaACACTGCATCTGAATTTTTTTAGGTAGGTTCCTggtattgaactcaagttgtcaggtttGAATGGCAAGCTCTTTTACCCACTTAGCTATCTCCTCTGCCCAATGATAgattttttggcttttttaaaattttattttattttttggtttttcgacacagggcttctctgtgtagctttggaggctgtcctggaattcactttgtagaccaggctggcctcgaactcacagagttcctctgcctcccgagtgctggaattacaggtgtgcaccaccaccgcccggctagaggGAATGTTTTTTAAGTGAAGAGGGGTATGGGATAGAATGAAGTTAGACTGGTTAACACGGGGGCTTTAGATCTGAGTCATGGGAAAAAGTTTAGAatttaagaacaaacaaaaattcttcccaacacatattttttgtttgttttcaagacagggtttctctgtgtaacagccctggctgccctggaactcactttgttccAGGACAAAGTTTTGTTCTAACTCacgaagatccgcctgcctcctgaggctgggactaaaggcatgcgtgccaccattgcctggtgagcaacttagaaaataatatttccaaaaaaagaaaaaaaaaaagataataacatttccaggctggagagatggctcagcagttaagagcactggctgttctcccagaggtcctgagttcaattcccagcaaccacatggtggctcacaaccatctgtaatgagatctggtgccctcttctggcctgcagacagaacactgtatgcataataagtaaatctttaaaaaaaaaaaaaataataataataatagcatttcCCCATGCAATATGAAAGGAACCCTACAAACACTGGGAAAGAAACCCTTAGTGGGAATATCTTCAGGGCTGGGATGTGTTCAGTGACAGAGCACCTGTATAATGGTGTGTGTACCCACATGCCTGAGGCTCTGTGGGTCAATCCTCAGCATTGCAAAAGACGATTCCAAAATTGTTTACTATTTAATTATGCACATTTCTCTAACAATACTCTgaataactttcttttttatttatgggAGAGGGTAGGGCATGCAccaggtcaaaggacaattttgtggatgccgggattaaaggtgaatcaccatccctggctttcagaggacagtttgtagaGCTAGCtcctctaccatgtgagtcctagggaCGGAGCTCTGGTTGTGAAGCTTGGTAGCagtgctttcccactgagccatcttgcaagcCTAAAAGGAcattttttgttggtggtggtttgtgtAAACGAGGGTCCAGTTTGGGCCCTGTACATTTCGTCTGACTGTGTCCTtagatctctttctctcccaaatAAGCTTCACTTTAGAACAGATTGAGGAAACTTGAAGAGGCTGGGTATAACTCAGTTAGTGGAGCGTGTGGTGGCCCGTGCTCctgagcccagcactcaggagatggagacaggtgaatGAGGAGCTCTGGTGCATCTCCAGCCCATAGCAAGTACAAGTGTGAGCCATTCAAGACTCTTCCTCAGCAAAGAAGAATTCCAAACAAAAATTCCCACATAGCCACACCCACTCTTTCCTATCTTAACTTCCTCCATTGTATGGTTTGTTTGCTATAATTAATGAGCTGGTATTGATACATCATCACTAGCCAAAGTCTTTATGTTAATCAAATATCCTTCATTTTTTCCTAATATCCGTTTCTGGCCCAAGATCCCACATGTCATCCATGACTTGATCATGTCTTACTTGGggcggggggtggtggtgttttctgagacagggtctcactgtgtagctctggctggcctggaactccctatgtagatcaCCCTGCCTTTGCCtacctggtgctgggattaaagacttgtgccaccatgcctagcacgatgtttttcttgtgttttcctATGAAAGGAAGGTGCTGTTTCTACTATATCATGTTAGGAGCATTTAGTACCAGTGTGGCTAGCTGTCCTGGTGCTCACCTTCTGGCCTGGCTGAGGGGTGTTTGCCAGACATCTCTATTGTGGAGCCGCTCTCCTTTACCCTTTCCATGGTGCACTGTGGGAAGAGAGTTAGCACATGAATTATCttcagtctcttttaaaattcttttaatatctttcacatttatttaatgtggatctgtgtttgtgtatgtgtcaggATGGGAATGTGGAGGTCCAGGGACAacatgcaggagtcagttcttccttcCATCAGGGGAGATGTAAACAATATCTGTGCCTTCTCTGTAGAGCACAGCAGCAACCAGAGTTAGAGCCCACCAAAGTACAGCTTGGGCAACCACTACTTACAGAATGGGGTGACCCCGTGGCAGCTGTGCCACCAAATAGACTTGCCCCAGCACAGGATGACTTTGCCATAGATGGAGTCCCTACCCACTCAGGAGCTTTCCACCATCTATAAACTATAGCACCTCCAAGGCCCCAGCAGTTAGGACACAGTCACAGCAACTGAGAGGTATAGGAGGGAGCCCCTAGAATCTTGAGTGAGGGCCTAATGGCTCCCCCTACCCCCTTCTGAGGGAGCATCAGTAGTCAGCAAGCACAGTGGAAATGTCTCCTGTAAATAGTCACAGTTGTCCTGATGAAATGACAGCTGTAGGTCATGGGCAACgccatgtgcctttaatctcagcactaggaggcaaaaagaaaatgacagcgTGCTTCGTATTTGGAGGGCAGTGATTACAATTCCTCAGAAGATGCTCTTTCCCTAATGCCGATTGTTGAATGGTCTACACCATGTCTACAGGGTGTCCCACCTTCCTGTATATCTCTTTCCTCTCAAGCGTACCATTTAGCTCAGGGCTTCTTAATCTTTTCCCACTCAGAAGCCCTatttgcctgaaaaaaaaaattgggggccGGGGGTACAGTTCAAGATATGGTTTctccatgtatccctggctgtcctggaactcactgtagagcaggctgacttcaaactcagatccgcctgcccctgcctcctgagtgctgggattaaaggcttgcaccaccatcgCCTAGCTGTCTTGAGAAAATTTTTGCCTATATATAcattacataaaacaaacattactgggcggtggtggcccacgcctttaatcccagccctcgggaggcagaggcaggcggatctctgagttcgaggccagcctggtctccaaagcgagttccaggaaaggtgcaaagctacacagagaaaccctgtcttgggaaaaacaaaaacaaaaaaacattactataacaaataaatatagcTCTGGCATTTTAAGGGGGGGTGGAAGCAAAAGAATCAAGAATTTAGGGTGATTTTCAGCTAAATAACTCTGAGGCCCTGTCCAAAGGGGGTGGAGGATCCTTGGTAAACATAtaatttactatttattaaaGGAAACGTTTGCATACTAATaagatggatttttttgtttatttttcacataATCAAACCTGGCTGAATGTTGATACTATGGGATGTAGAACATCCTCAGTGTTTGTCAGAGTTTTAATGGCTTTGATTTTATAAGGTCAGTGCTAAGAAGTCTGATTTGCAGAAATACATAGTAACAAATAGTAGATGTATGtttagggctgggattaaagctgtacaTACCATACCCAACTGGCCAGCTGTATCAGGATTTCCACATTCAGTTATATAACCTCATGTGTGGTTATGACTTACAATGTAAGAAGGGGTGATttaagtcgggcagtggtggcacaagccttaaatcccagcactccagaggcaatcagatctctgaatttgaggccagcctggtctacaaagtgagttccaggacagcatgagctacacagagaaaccctgtcttggaagaaaaaagaagcagcagTGATTtagcttgtctgtctgtctccttcattTCTTGTAATCTAGAAATTTGATCTAATAGCATAACAATCCAGTGACACTTTTTATCCCTGAATACATTGGTATTTAGAGACACCCAGCTCTTCTTGATGTTTGCAATCCACAGAACTGGCATACAGGTCCTCTGTCTCTTTTCACTGTGCGGGAGCTCCAGAGCACACACAAATTACAGTTGTGCTTACCCTCCACAAGCAACTGCTCCATTAAGTGTGGTGCTGAGGAAATTGTCCTAGCAGTCAGGACCCAGAAGAGGCCTGTGGAGCTGTAGGCACATT
Above is a window of Onychomys torridus chromosome 8, mOncTor1.1, whole genome shotgun sequence DNA encoding:
- the Armc7 gene encoding armadillo repeat-containing protein 7 isoform X3: MAQKPKIDPHVGRLGYLQALVTEFQETESQDAKEQVLANLANFAYDPGNYQYLRQLQGASVTCARTRPTRSTSCRPEASRSSPTACPVLTRRRCYLLSPRSCT